The Thermodesulfobacteriota bacterium sequence CTCTTTCGCAGCTTCATCCATCTCTGTTTCAACTTTCCACTTTTGCGATCGGACTCACTGGAACAATCATTATAGTTCTTTTTGTTGGGAGTATTGCGAGATTTTATACGGGCAGGAAACTACTGGCAATCGGAGAATCAATTATTGCAAGAATTCCTCTGGCTAGAACGATTTATACAGCTTCCAAGCAGGTGATTGAAAGTATTTTTCTAACAACTGGTTTTAAGGGTCTTAAAAGGGTCGTCATGTTTGAATACCCAAGGAAAGGTGTTTATTCGATAGGCTTTGTTACCGGGACACTTAAACAAGATGCTAATCGTAATATCTCGGGCAAAAATCTAGTGGGTATTTTCGTTCCTACAACCCCTAATCCGACTAGTGGGTATTATATAATGCTTCCTG is a genomic window containing:
- a CDS encoding DUF502 domain-containing protein, producing the protein MNRISNAFRQNFLAGLIVTVPFGLTVFILFTLGKWIVELLSAAPAKVLIRPLSQLHPSLFQLSTFAIGLTGTIIIVLFVGSIARFYTGRKLLAIGESIIARIPLARTIYTASKQVIESIFLTTGFKGLKRVVMFEYPRKGVYSIGFVTGTLKQDANRNISGKNLVGIFVPTTPNPTSGYYIMLPEEDIRELPISTEDAFRIIISGGLADNQSQNVKSGK